The Mesorhizobium loti genome includes a region encoding these proteins:
- a CDS encoding carbohydrate ABC transporter substrate-binding protein — translation MRKLVTSVLAGIGLTLACGTSVYAQEKSLTIFWAEWDPANYLQELGNEYEKETGVKITVETTPWSDFQTKAFTEFNAHGDAYDMVVGDSQWLGAGSTGGHYVDLTDFFNKHKLGEVMAPATVKYYAEYPGGSSKYWAIPLEGDAVGWSYRKDWFEDPKEKEAFKAKYGYDLDVPKDFKALRDIAEFFYRPDQKRYGIAIYTDNSYDAMAMGFENALFSYGGELGDYSTYKVDGFINSDKAVAALDAYKELYKFTPPGWAKSFFVEDNQAITENLAAMSMNYFAFFPSLINEASNPNAKNTGFFANPPGPDGDQFAALGGQGISIVSYSQKQEEATKFLEWFIKDETQKKWAALGGYTCSAAVLKSPEFQNATPYNKAFYETMFKVKDFWAVPEYAELLQQLNQRVYPYMIGGEGTAKETLDALAADWNATFKKYGRGQ, via the coding sequence ATGCGCAAGTTAGTGACCAGCGTACTTGCTGGTATCGGCTTAACGCTTGCCTGCGGAACGTCCGTTTACGCGCAGGAAAAGTCACTCACCATCTTCTGGGCGGAATGGGATCCGGCCAACTATCTGCAGGAACTCGGCAACGAGTACGAGAAGGAAACCGGCGTCAAGATCACGGTGGAAACCACGCCGTGGTCCGACTTCCAGACCAAGGCCTTCACCGAGTTCAACGCTCATGGCGATGCCTATGATATGGTCGTCGGCGACTCGCAATGGCTCGGCGCCGGCTCGACCGGCGGCCACTATGTCGACCTCACCGACTTCTTCAACAAGCATAAGCTCGGCGAGGTGATGGCGCCGGCGACGGTGAAGTACTACGCCGAATATCCGGGCGGCAGCAGCAAGTACTGGGCCATCCCGCTTGAAGGCGACGCCGTCGGCTGGTCCTATCGCAAGGACTGGTTCGAGGATCCCAAGGAAAAGGAAGCGTTCAAGGCCAAGTACGGCTACGACCTCGACGTGCCGAAGGATTTCAAGGCGCTGCGCGACATCGCCGAATTCTTCTACCGGCCGGATCAGAAGCGCTACGGCATCGCCATCTACACCGACAATTCCTATGATGCGATGGCGATGGGCTTCGAGAACGCGCTGTTCTCCTATGGCGGCGAACTTGGTGATTACTCGACTTACAAAGTCGATGGCTTCATCAACTCCGACAAGGCGGTCGCGGCACTCGACGCCTACAAGGAGCTCTACAAGTTCACGCCTCCAGGCTGGGCCAAGTCGTTCTTCGTCGAAGACAACCAGGCGATCACCGAAAACCTGGCCGCGATGAGCATGAACTACTTCGCGTTCTTCCCCTCGTTGATCAACGAGGCGTCGAATCCGAATGCCAAGAATACCGGCTTCTTCGCCAATCCTCCCGGCCCGGACGGCGATCAGTTCGCCGCGCTCGGCGGGCAAGGCATCTCCATCGTTTCCTACTCGCAGAAGCAGGAAGAGGCGACGAAGTTCCTGGAATGGTTCATCAAGGACGAGACCCAGAAGAAGTGGGCGGCGCTTGGCGGCTACACCTGCAGTGCGGCCGTGCTGAAGTCGCCTGAATTCCAGAACGCCACGCCCTACAACAAGGCCTTCTACGAGACCATGTTCAAGGTGAAGGATTTCTGGGCGGTGCCGGAATATGCCGAACTGCTGCAGCAGCTCAACCAGCGCGTCTATCCCTACATGATCGGCGGCGAAGGCACCGCCAAGGAAACGCTGGACGCACTCGCAGCCGACTGGAACGCGACCTTCAAGAAGTACGGCCGCGGTCAATAA
- a CDS encoding sugar ABC transporter permease, with product MATTMITTLDRSSRAAARGLSDISIRNLFIIPTVLFLIVFNIFPLIYSLGYSFTDFRASTNAPANFVGLQNYRDLLNDPFVWNNFAITAKYVIVSVAGQLFVGFGVAMLLNRDIPLKGLLTTLLLLPMMLSMAVVGLFWKLLYDPSWGVINYFLGLGNFEWLADPKMALYAVALTDIWMWSPFVMLLSLAGLSAVPKHLYEAAAIDRAGPFYTFFRITLPLVAPILMIAVIFRTMEAFKTFDLAYILTSQPTAELISIRLYKMAFQEWQTGRSCALAYIVLIMVLAITNIYVKYLNKVKER from the coding sequence TTGGCGACCACGATGATCACCACACTGGACAGGTCTTCAAGAGCGGCCGCACGCGGCCTCAGCGACATCTCGATCCGCAACCTTTTCATCATTCCGACGGTCCTGTTCCTGATCGTCTTCAACATCTTTCCGCTGATCTATTCGCTCGGCTATTCCTTCACCGATTTTCGAGCGTCGACCAACGCGCCGGCGAATTTCGTCGGGCTGCAGAACTATCGCGACCTGCTCAACGACCCGTTCGTGTGGAACAATTTCGCCATCACCGCCAAATACGTCATCGTCTCGGTCGCCGGCCAGTTGTTCGTCGGCTTCGGTGTGGCGATGCTGCTCAACCGTGACATTCCCTTGAAGGGATTGCTGACGACGCTGCTTTTGCTGCCGATGATGCTCTCGATGGCCGTTGTCGGCCTGTTTTGGAAACTGCTCTACGACCCGTCATGGGGGGTCATCAATTATTTCCTCGGGCTTGGCAATTTCGAGTGGCTCGCGGACCCCAAGATGGCGCTCTACGCGGTCGCGCTCACCGACATCTGGATGTGGTCGCCCTTCGTCATGTTGCTGTCGCTGGCCGGCCTCTCGGCGGTGCCCAAGCATCTCTACGAAGCCGCCGCGATCGATCGGGCCGGGCCGTTCTACACCTTCTTCCGCATCACGCTGCCACTGGTGGCGCCGATCCTGATGATCGCCGTCATCTTCCGTACCATGGAAGCGTTCAAGACGTTCGATCTTGCCTACATCCTGACCAGCCAGCCGACAGCCGAGCTGATCTCGATCCGGCTCTACAAGATGGCGTTCCAGGAATGGCAGACCGGGCGCTCCTGCGCGCTCGCCTACATCGTGCTGATCATGGTGCTGGCCATCACCAACATCTACGTCAAATACCTCAACAAGGTGAAGGAGCGCTGA
- a CDS encoding carbohydrate ABC transporter permease codes for MAAVRTSSEIGLNRVAIVAVLVVTIIFLAPIYWIASTAFKPRNLATTIPPTVVFQPEISPFVKLFTKRSQMRSPPTPEEYAAAPWWERVVFDGGEKIVRDGKGQVQWSGYPSRFLNSLIIAITSTVLAVGMGTFTAYGFSRFKVKGEADLLFFILSTRMLPPVVVAIPMFLMYRAVGLNDSHIGLIILYTAFNLSFSVWLMKGFMDEIPKEYEEAALVDGYTRMEAFFKIVLPEAATGIAATAVFCFITAWNEYAFALIMTNRRAQTAPPFIPSQVGSGLPDWTVIAAGTFLFLLPVAIFTFLLRNHLLRGMSFGAIRK; via the coding sequence ATGGCCGCCGTCCGCACTTCTTCCGAAATCGGTCTCAATCGCGTCGCCATCGTCGCGGTGCTGGTGGTGACGATCATCTTCCTGGCGCCGATCTACTGGATCGCATCGACGGCGTTCAAGCCGCGCAATCTCGCCACCACCATCCCGCCAACGGTCGTCTTCCAGCCGGAAATATCGCCATTCGTGAAGCTGTTCACCAAGCGCTCGCAAATGCGCAGCCCGCCGACACCGGAAGAGTATGCCGCCGCCCCGTGGTGGGAGCGCGTCGTCTTCGACGGCGGCGAGAAGATCGTGCGCGACGGCAAGGGCCAGGTGCAGTGGTCGGGATATCCAAGCCGCTTCCTGAACTCGCTGATCATCGCCATCACCTCGACGGTGCTGGCGGTCGGCATGGGAACGTTCACCGCCTATGGCTTTTCGCGCTTCAAGGTGAAGGGGGAGGCGGACCTGCTCTTCTTCATCCTGTCGACACGCATGCTGCCGCCGGTCGTGGTGGCGATCCCGATGTTCCTGATGTACCGGGCGGTCGGCCTCAACGATTCCCATATCGGCCTGATCATCCTCTACACAGCCTTCAACCTGTCCTTCTCGGTGTGGCTGATGAAGGGCTTCATGGACGAGATCCCGAAGGAGTATGAAGAGGCGGCCCTGGTCGACGGCTATACGCGCATGGAGGCCTTCTTCAAGATCGTGCTGCCCGAGGCCGCCACCGGCATCGCCGCCACCGCCGTGTTCTGCTTCATCACGGCGTGGAACGAATATGCCTTCGCGCTGATCATGACCAACCGCCGCGCCCAGACGGCGCCGCCGTTCATCCCCAGCCAGGTCGGCTCCGGCCTGCCGGACTGGACAGTGATTGCCGCCGGAACCTTCCTGTTCCTGCTACCGGTCGCGATCTTCACCTTCCTGCTTCGCAATCATCTGTTGCGCGGCATGTCCTTCGGAGCAATCCGCAAATGA
- a CDS encoding ABC transporter ATP-binding protein: MTQIELRGVQKFFGAVQVIKDLNLKISDNEFIVLLGQSGCGKTTTLRAIAGLETIDEGDILIDGKPIQHLKAADRDIAMVFQSFSLYPHMSVYENIAFPLRATRKSKAEIEQEVRSVAKTLQITELLDKKPSALSGGDMQRVAIGRALVRRPKAMLMDEPIGALDAKLREEMRAEIKRLHIKQGSTTIYVTHDQIEAMSLADRIVIMHEGVLQQVGSPDEVYSRPANLFVAQFVGSPVMNVADAAVAETASSVSVTVGGAAAGFEFPRALLSKLNGHAGGQLALGIRPEGVLIRHDAADGFLPVETQIVEPLGSFDIVDLKVGSKMLRARTKSGFVGGPGEKVFARIDPAQAHFFDTASGKSLEVRL, encoded by the coding sequence TTGACCCAGATCGAGCTTCGCGGCGTCCAGAAATTCTTCGGCGCCGTCCAGGTCATCAAGGACCTCAACCTGAAGATCAGCGACAACGAGTTCATCGTCCTGCTCGGCCAGTCGGGCTGCGGCAAGACGACGACGCTGCGCGCCATCGCCGGACTGGAGACGATCGACGAGGGCGACATCCTCATCGACGGCAAACCGATCCAGCATCTGAAGGCCGCCGACCGCGACATCGCCATGGTCTTCCAGTCGTTCTCGCTCTATCCGCATATGAGCGTCTACGAGAACATCGCCTTCCCCTTGCGCGCCACACGCAAGAGCAAGGCCGAGATCGAACAGGAAGTGCGCTCGGTCGCCAAGACGCTGCAGATCACCGAATTGCTCGACAAGAAGCCGTCGGCGCTTTCAGGCGGCGACATGCAGCGCGTGGCCATCGGCCGGGCGCTGGTGCGGCGGCCGAAGGCGATGCTGATGGACGAACCGATCGGCGCGCTCGATGCCAAGCTGCGCGAGGAGATGCGGGCCGAGATCAAGCGGCTGCACATCAAGCAGGGCTCGACCACCATCTATGTCACGCACGACCAGATCGAGGCGATGAGCCTCGCCGACCGCATCGTCATCATGCATGAAGGCGTGCTGCAGCAGGTCGGTTCGCCGGACGAGGTCTATTCGCGTCCGGCAAACCTGTTCGTGGCGCAATTCGTCGGCAGCCCGGTGATGAATGTCGCCGATGCGGCGGTCGCCGAGACAGCGTCCTCGGTCTCGGTGACGGTCGGCGGCGCTGCCGCCGGCTTCGAGTTCCCGCGGGCGCTGCTATCAAAACTCAACGGTCATGCCGGCGGCCAGCTGGCGCTCGGCATCCGGCCGGAAGGCGTCCTCATCCGCCACGATGCGGCCGACGGGTTCCTGCCGGTCGAGACGCAGATCGTCGAACCGCTCGGCTCCTTCGATATCGTCGACCTCAAGGTCGGCTCCAAGATGCTGCGGGCACGCACCAAGAGCGGCTTCGTCGGCGGTCCCGGCGAGAAGGTGTTCGCCAGGATCGATCCGGCCCAGGCGCATTTCTTCGACACGGCAAGCGGCAAGTCGCTGGAAGTGAGATTGTGA
- a CDS encoding DUF4437 domain-containing protein: MSRHLKVIAFTVMLAVPGRALALEDSYLPADKVPYVAEVPDQPHRLGPLWGERAKGPAGTLLKVPGNWRAPVHAHTADYRAVVIKGLWAHWQMDGGEATKVELPPGSYWTQKANEMHDDACVSDTECVILLINDTPYETYFQK, encoded by the coding sequence ATGTCAAGACATCTGAAGGTCATCGCATTCACAGTCATGCTTGCGGTTCCCGGGCGCGCGCTTGCGCTTGAGGACAGCTACCTGCCGGCCGACAAGGTTCCCTATGTCGCGGAAGTCCCCGACCAGCCGCATCGCCTCGGCCCGTTATGGGGCGAACGGGCCAAGGGTCCGGCAGGCACGTTGCTGAAGGTTCCCGGCAACTGGCGTGCACCAGTCCATGCGCACACCGCGGACTATCGCGCGGTGGTCATAAAGGGGCTGTGGGCGCACTGGCAGATGGATGGCGGCGAGGCGACCAAGGTCGAGCTGCCTCCGGGATCCTACTGGACCCAGAAGGCCAATGAGATGCATGACGACGCCTGCGTCTCCGACACGGAATGCGTGATCCTGCTGATCAACGACACGCCCTACGAAACCTACTTTCAGAAATAG
- a CDS encoding AraC family transcriptional regulator: MVFTPSRTVVPAPGGPLTDMLRGLRLDGVDYGRCELGEPWAVLFPAQKAARFHFIGRRECWLFSPSGEWIELKAGDALLLPRGAEHVLASAPGIHAVPIESYSVEPLQDNVFSVSNGGQGPKTLLFCGSMHFNLDGSHPLLGMMPDMMRAKELMAGEPGIPHLLEAMAGEVTMNRPGSGGMLARLADVLAASIIRSWVENSGGDTSGWIAAIKDRDIGRVLAAIHLQPDRNWTVEALAREMGASRSAFAERFAAVVGETPARYVARVRMHQARQWLIGDRMRVSTVAARLGYDSEASFSRAFKRIVGIAPSHLHAVDGTSEDR; the protein is encoded by the coding sequence ATGGTTTTCACCCCATCCAGGACTGTCGTGCCGGCCCCAGGCGGTCCGCTGACCGACATGTTGCGCGGATTGCGGCTCGATGGCGTCGACTACGGCCGCTGCGAACTTGGTGAGCCGTGGGCCGTGTTGTTTCCAGCCCAGAAGGCGGCGCGGTTTCACTTCATCGGCCGCCGCGAATGCTGGCTGTTTTCGCCATCCGGGGAATGGATTGAACTGAAGGCCGGCGATGCATTGCTCTTGCCGCGCGGCGCCGAGCATGTCCTTGCCAGCGCGCCAGGCATCCATGCCGTGCCGATCGAAAGCTACAGTGTCGAGCCTTTGCAGGACAACGTCTTCAGCGTCTCGAACGGAGGCCAAGGCCCGAAAACCCTGCTGTTTTGCGGCAGCATGCACTTCAACCTGGACGGATCGCACCCCTTGCTGGGCATGATGCCGGACATGATGCGCGCCAAGGAATTGATGGCGGGCGAGCCCGGCATTCCGCACCTGCTGGAAGCCATGGCCGGTGAAGTCACCATGAACCGGCCCGGCTCCGGCGGCATGTTGGCGCGGCTGGCCGACGTGCTGGCTGCAAGCATCATCCGTTCATGGGTAGAGAACAGTGGCGGCGACACCAGCGGCTGGATCGCGGCGATCAAGGATCGCGACATCGGCCGTGTGCTGGCGGCCATTCATCTGCAGCCCGACAGGAACTGGACCGTCGAAGCGCTCGCCCGCGAAATGGGCGCCTCGCGTTCGGCCTTCGCCGAACGCTTCGCGGCCGTCGTCGGTGAGACGCCGGCAAGATATGTCGCCCGGGTACGCATGCATCAGGCACGGCAGTGGCTGATCGGCGATCGGATGCGGGTTTCCACAGTCGCCGCGAGGCTGGGCTACGATTCCGAAGCGTCGTTCAGCCGGGCGTTCAAGCGCATCGTCGGCATCGCGCCCAGCCATCTGCACGCCGTCGACGGCACCTCCGAAGACCGCTGA
- a CDS encoding AraC family transcriptional regulator — protein sequence MFDHSSKIPVTGDPLTDILRGLRLDGVEYGRCEMKEPWGIQFPAQPAARFHFIGRRGCWLKQPSGEWVQLNAGDAILLPRGGAHVLASEPGAQTWPIHGYALEEVCKDVYCTSNEEMCGKDCKPGTLLFCASMYFNLDGLHPLLGMMPDVMRTHELEAYEPGIPHLLESMAREVTMERVGSGGILARLADVLAATVIRSWVERGCGDSSGWIAAVRDREIGRVLAAIHLEPNHDWTVESLARMMGASRSGFAERFATIVGETPAKYVTQVRMHQARQWLIRDRMKISVVAARLGYESDAAFSRAFKRVIGSAPSHLRAEEQADIRQAN from the coding sequence ATGTTTGACCATTCGTCCAAAATTCCAGTCACCGGCGACCCGCTGACCGACATTTTGAGGGGCCTGCGCCTCGATGGCGTCGAATATGGCCGCTGCGAAATGAAGGAGCCCTGGGGCATCCAGTTCCCAGCCCAACCCGCGGCGCGGTTTCACTTCATCGGCCGCAGGGGTTGCTGGCTGAAGCAGCCGTCCGGCGAATGGGTGCAGCTCAATGCAGGCGATGCGATCCTGCTGCCGCGCGGCGGTGCCCATGTGCTTGCCAGCGAACCCGGCGCCCAGACCTGGCCAATCCACGGCTACGCGCTCGAGGAGGTCTGCAAGGACGTCTACTGCACGTCGAACGAAGAGATGTGCGGCAAGGACTGCAAACCGGGAACGCTGCTGTTCTGCGCCAGCATGTATTTCAATCTCGATGGCCTGCATCCCCTGCTCGGCATGATGCCGGACGTGATGCGCACGCATGAGCTGGAAGCCTACGAACCCGGCATTCCGCACCTGCTGGAGTCGATGGCGCGCGAAGTGACGATGGAGCGCGTCGGTTCCGGCGGCATCCTGGCGCGGCTGGCTGACGTGCTTGCCGCCACCGTCATCCGCTCATGGGTCGAGCGCGGCTGCGGCGACTCGTCCGGCTGGATCGCCGCCGTCAGGGACCGAGAAATCGGCCGCGTGCTGGCCGCCATCCATCTTGAACCGAACCATGACTGGACGGTCGAGTCGCTGGCCCGGATGATGGGCGCCTCACGATCGGGATTTGCCGAGCGCTTTGCCACCATCGTTGGCGAAACGCCGGCAAAATATGTCACCCAGGTCAGAATGCATCAGGCGCGACAGTGGCTGATCCGCGACAGGATGAAGATCTCCGTTGTTGCCGCGCGTCTCGGCTATGAATCGGATGCCGCCTTCAGCCGCGCCTTCAAGCGCGTCATCGGCTCGGCGCCCAGCCACCTGCGCGCCGAGGAACAGGCTGATATCCGTCAGGCCAACTAA
- a CDS encoding MFS transporter — MADPSTGVIDATLVNADSDERTEPAWGAVVSLALGVFGLVTAEFLPASLLTPMARDLGVSEGVAGQAVTATAIVGAIAAPTMAIITRRMDRRLVMWMLTVFLILSNLLATFASSLPVLLLARVVLGVALGGFWAMSAAMALRLVPMRLMPRAMSIILTGVSLATVCAAPVGAYVGDIWGWRTAFMIATVVAALALLVQLATIPKLPPVGVASFRTLLDVLERPSIRIALLVVLLVASGHFAGFTYVRPFLEKVPVLDIETISLVLLAYGIGGFFGNVAGGILAERSLKAAVALAPLLIALAAASMLVFGASPTVAAAAVAVWGFAFGAVPVGLQSWLVRAAPDQAESAGGLMVATFQVAIALGAVFGGLLVDHAGVASAFAYCGAATLLAAVVVFLRGPKRAE; from the coding sequence ATGGCCGACCCTTCTACAGGCGTCATCGACGCCACACTAGTGAATGCAGATTCCGATGAGCGAACCGAACCGGCATGGGGTGCCGTTGTATCCCTGGCGCTTGGGGTGTTTGGACTGGTCACCGCTGAATTCCTGCCCGCCAGCCTGCTGACGCCGATGGCGCGCGATCTCGGCGTCAGCGAGGGCGTGGCCGGACAGGCGGTGACGGCCACCGCGATCGTTGGCGCCATTGCCGCACCCACCATGGCCATCATCACCAGGCGCATGGACCGCAGGCTGGTGATGTGGATGCTGACGGTGTTCCTGATCCTGTCCAACCTTCTGGCCACCTTTGCCTCATCGCTGCCCGTGCTTCTGCTTGCCCGCGTCGTGCTCGGCGTAGCACTTGGCGGCTTCTGGGCGATGTCGGCGGCCATGGCGCTGCGGCTGGTGCCGATGCGGCTGATGCCGCGCGCCATGTCGATCATTCTCACCGGCGTTTCGCTGGCGACCGTCTGCGCGGCGCCGGTCGGCGCCTATGTGGGTGACATCTGGGGCTGGCGCACTGCCTTCATGATCGCCACCGTCGTTGCCGCGCTGGCATTGCTGGTACAACTGGCCACCATTCCCAAATTGCCGCCCGTGGGCGTGGCGAGCTTCCGCACCTTGCTCGACGTGCTGGAGCGTCCGTCGATCAGGATAGCCCTGCTGGTCGTGCTGCTGGTCGCTTCGGGACACTTTGCCGGCTTCACCTATGTTCGCCCCTTCCTCGAGAAGGTGCCCGTGCTTGACATCGAGACGATCTCGCTGGTGCTGCTGGCCTATGGCATAGGCGGCTTCTTCGGCAATGTCGCGGGCGGCATCCTGGCCGAACGCAGCCTCAAGGCAGCGGTTGCGCTGGCGCCCCTGCTGATTGCGCTGGCCGCCGCCTCGATGCTGGTTTTCGGCGCTTCGCCGACGGTCGCCGCCGCCGCTGTTGCGGTCTGGGGCTTTGCCTTCGGCGCCGTGCCGGTCGGGCTGCAGAGCTGGCTGGTGCGGGCCGCGCCCGATCAGGCCGAAAGCGCCGGCGGACTGATGGTGGCGACGTTCCAGGTGGCGATCGCGCTCGGCGCCGTCTTCGGCGGCCTGCTGGTCGACCATGCCGGCGTGGCCAGCGCCTTCGCCTATTGCGGCGCGGCGACGCTGCTGGCGGCCGTCGTGGTGTTCCTGCGCGGCCCGAAGCGCGCCGAGTAG
- a CDS encoding GFA family protein has translation MLYKGSCHCGKVAFEFKAELTGAIRCNCSICSRKGALLCAIPHGTLQVLAWGDDLGTYTFGNHAIAHRFCRACGIHPFAEDVREGSERSAYVNINCVADLNPSTLSVFDFDGRSA, from the coding sequence ATGCTTTACAAAGGCAGCTGCCACTGCGGCAAGGTCGCCTTCGAATTCAAGGCCGAACTGACCGGCGCCATCAGGTGCAATTGCTCGATCTGTTCGCGCAAGGGTGCTCTGTTGTGTGCCATCCCGCACGGGACCTTGCAGGTCCTGGCTTGGGGCGACGACCTCGGCACCTACACATTCGGCAACCATGCCATCGCGCACCGGTTCTGCCGGGCCTGCGGCATTCATCCCTTTGCGGAGGACGTTCGCGAGGGCAGCGAACGCAGTGCCTATGTCAACATCAACTGCGTGGCCGATCTCAACCCCTCGACCCTGTCGGTCTTCGATTTCGACGGGCGGTCGGCCTGA
- a CDS encoding amidase — translation MQSVRDQLEIILARLAARASEERAFTKLYAEAARAAADASDARQRAGVKLGPLDGNIVSIKDLFDVSGEATTAGSLMRKTAAPASHDAAVVSRLRQAGGVIIGKTNMTEFAFTAIGDNQHFGTPGNAVDASRIPGGSSSGAGVSVGEGTSEISIGSDTGGSIRIPASLNGVVGFKPTARRVPLAGAFPLSATLDSIGPLARTVAQCAAADAVMAGEAPTALAPIALGELRIGISRGVLFEETEGEVVTAFDRCLGKIEQTGARIADVSIDDLLADMRAATKRGSIAAMEGAEVHADWLATGAPVPVDPHVSGPLSRAAMLPTPVYIRAMRRRTALVAAMDERLASVDVLVLPTTPVTAPTIVSMAEDAELRDHTEGLLLRNTQVANQFDLCAISLPMPSTALPAGLMLVARNGHDRRLLRIAAEIESLLGA, via the coding sequence ATGCAATCAGTCCGTGATCAACTGGAAATCATCCTTGCGCGCCTTGCCGCCCGTGCCAGTGAAGAGCGCGCGTTCACGAAGCTTTATGCCGAAGCCGCGCGGGCGGCGGCTGACGCCAGCGATGCGCGCCAGCGGGCAGGTGTGAAGCTCGGGCCGCTCGACGGCAACATTGTCTCGATCAAGGATCTGTTCGATGTCAGCGGCGAGGCGACCACGGCCGGTTCACTGATGCGCAAGACCGCCGCGCCCGCCTCGCACGATGCCGCTGTCGTCAGCCGGCTACGGCAGGCCGGCGGGGTCATCATCGGCAAGACCAACATGACCGAATTCGCCTTCACGGCGATCGGCGACAATCAGCATTTCGGCACGCCCGGCAATGCCGTGGACGCCAGTCGCATTCCGGGCGGTTCTTCCTCGGGCGCCGGCGTTTCCGTCGGCGAGGGGACGAGCGAGATATCGATCGGTTCCGACACCGGCGGCTCGATACGCATTCCGGCTTCACTGAATGGCGTTGTCGGCTTCAAGCCGACAGCGCGACGGGTGCCGCTTGCCGGCGCCTTCCCATTGTCCGCCACGCTGGACTCGATCGGACCGCTTGCCCGAACCGTCGCCCAGTGTGCCGCTGCCGACGCTGTGATGGCCGGCGAGGCGCCAACCGCGCTGGCGCCGATTGCGCTTGGTGAGCTTCGCATCGGCATCTCGCGCGGCGTCCTTTTCGAAGAGACGGAAGGCGAGGTCGTGACTGCATTCGACCGCTGCCTTGGCAAGATCGAGCAGACGGGCGCGCGGATCGCAGACGTGTCGATCGACGATCTGCTTGCCGATATGCGCGCGGCCACCAAGCGTGGTTCGATTGCTGCGATGGAAGGGGCCGAAGTGCATGCCGACTGGCTGGCGACAGGGGCACCGGTGCCGGTCGACCCGCATGTCAGCGGGCCTTTGTCGCGGGCAGCCATGCTGCCGACGCCTGTCTACATCAGGGCAATGCGCCGTCGCACAGCGCTCGTCGCCGCCATGGACGAGCGGCTGGCATCGGTCGATGTGCTGGTCTTGCCGACCACACCGGTGACAGCGCCGACCATCGTTTCGATGGCTGAAGATGCCGAGCTGCGCGACCACACCGAAGGCCTGCTGCTGCGCAACACGCAGGTCGCCAACCAGTTCGACCTCTGCGCGATCTCGCTGCCGATGCCAAGCACGGCGCTGCCGGCCGGATTGATGCTGGTGGCGCGCAACGGGCATGACCGGCGTCTGCTGCGGATTGCTGCTGAAATAGAATCGCTACTTGGCGCGTGA
- a CDS encoding hydroxyacid dehydrogenase, with translation MARILTTHPLHPRASAMLAGAGELVVASAIDPATLAAEARNADIVIVRAPLPPQLFDDAKQLRAAIRHGAGLDMIPMEAASAAGVLVANVPAVNARSVAEHVMFTALALLRQFRRVDRDLRGKGWLAGREHANANIELAGKTIGIVGLGAVGQAVGHIAAHGFDLKVVATTRSMQPAPDKVGFLSIDALVEQSDIIVLCCPLTPETRGLISRERIARMKPHALLINVSRGPVIDDDALIEALQERRIGGAALDVFATQPLPSNHPYFGFDNVIITPHMAGITEESMMRMGVGAAGEALLVLAGKLPVNLRNPEVVDHYRRRFPTSV, from the coding sequence ATGGCCCGGATCCTCACGACCCACCCTCTACATCCGCGCGCCTCGGCTATGCTGGCCGGCGCCGGCGAGCTCGTCGTCGCCTCCGCCATCGATCCAGCCACACTGGCTGCGGAGGCAAGGAATGCCGACATCGTCATCGTGCGCGCGCCGCTGCCGCCACAGCTTTTCGACGACGCGAAGCAGCTGAGGGCGGCAATCCGCCATGGCGCCGGGCTCGACATGATCCCGATGGAAGCAGCAAGCGCCGCCGGCGTGCTGGTGGCGAACGTGCCGGCGGTCAATGCCCGCTCGGTTGCCGAGCATGTCATGTTCACCGCGCTTGCGTTGCTCCGGCAATTCCGCAGGGTCGACCGCGACCTGCGCGGCAAAGGCTGGCTTGCCGGCCGCGAGCACGCCAATGCCAACATCGAGCTTGCCGGCAAGACAATCGGCATCGTCGGCCTTGGTGCCGTCGGCCAGGCGGTCGGCCATATCGCCGCGCACGGCTTCGACCTGAAGGTGGTGGCAACGACGCGCAGCATGCAGCCGGCCCCCGACAAGGTCGGTTTCCTGTCGATCGACGCCCTGGTCGAGCAGAGCGACATCATCGTTCTATGCTGCCCGCTGACGCCGGAAACGCGCGGCCTGATCAGCCGTGAGCGGATCGCGCGCATGAAACCGCATGCGCTGCTGATCAACGTGTCGCGCGGGCCGGTCATCGATGACGACGCCCTGATCGAGGCCTTGCAGGAACGGCGCATCGGCGGCGCCGCGCTCGACGTGTTTGCGACGCAGCCGCTGCCGTCGAACCATCCCTATTTCGGCTTCGACAATGTCATCATCACGCCGCACATGGCCGGCATCACCGAGGAATCGATGATGCGCATGGGCGTCGGCGCGGCAGGCGAGGCGTTGCTGGTGCTGGCGGGCAAACTGCCGGTCAATCTGCGCAATCCCGAAGTGGTCGATCACTATCGGCGGCGGTTTCCGACGAGCGTGTAA